Proteins encoded by one window of Salvia splendens isolate huo1 chromosome 5, SspV2, whole genome shotgun sequence:
- the LOC121804322 gene encoding uncharacterized protein LOC121804322 — protein sequence MQQRMNLQFIFRGSRNMNRNWNWNYWYRMMSSSSSMMEPWLMLAAPKSDHKLYSLGEKKVISMKKEAPPPPSWAQGERVQHLGCTRGWMASFNEDNQQLFLSNPITCRHIKLPALPLSPGINTSIILTSSSPDAHDCRAFIKYNKRIALCFPGHNSSSTWLPVCNHLHYEDIAYSTRQKRLFCLNFDSLECWDLQSPSFLWNNPLYGDEEEEDEKAFVYTGFAYPLCLVMDEHSNRLFLVKRHLLDGRVGRDGSYMRIVASTGGNDYPHKTLSFDVYEVDVKKGTLTKMEGSLDGLAMFVGPNNSFALPAADFNLTPDSIYFVDYLTGDDCHDIGIFNYVDTKLSSIYYPSHPSQTPRGLAPTFWFTPTPY from the coding sequence ATGCAGCAGAGAATGAATCTCCAATTTATATTCCGTGGTAGTAGGAATATGAataggaattggaattggaattacTGGTATAGAATGatgagcagcagcagcagcatgaTGGAGCCATGGCTGATGCTAGCAGCACCGAAATCCGATCATAAGTTGTACAGCCTTGGAGAGAAGAAAGTGATTAGCATGAAGAAGGAAgcgccgccaccaccgtcgTGGGCACAGGGGGAGCGGGTACAACACTTGGGATGCACCCGCGGCTGGATGGCATCATTCAATGAAGATAACCAACAGCTTTTCCTCTCCAACCCCATCACCTGTCGCCACATAAAGCTTCCCGCCTTGCCCCTATCACCCGgcattaatactagtattatccTTACCTCCTCATCTCCCGATGCCCACGACTGCCGCGCCTTCATCAAATACAACAAACGCATTGCGCTCTGCTTCCCCGGCCACAACAGCAGCAGCACCTGGCTTCCCGTGTGCAACCACCTCCACTACGAGGATATCGCCTACTCCACCCGCCAGAAACGCCTCTTCTGCTTAAACTTTGACTCGCTCGAATGCTGGGACCTCCAATCTCCCTCCTTTCTGTGGAATAATCCCTTGTATggtgatgaggaggaggaggatgagaaGGCGTTTGTCTACACTGGATTCGCTTACCCCCTGTGTCTGGTGATGGACGAGCATTCCAACCGCCTATTTCTAGTGAAACGTCATCTCTTGGATGGTCGTGTTGGGCGCGACGGATCCTACATGAGAATCGTCGCCTCAACTGGCGGCAACGACTACCCACACAAAACCCTTAGTTTCGACGTCTATGAAGTCGATGTCAAGAAAGGGACACTCACCAAAATGGAGGGTTCATTGGATGGTTTGGCAATGTTTGTCGGACCCAACAACTCATTTGCGCTTCCCGCGGCGGACTTCAACTTGACACCCGATTCCATATATTTCGTCGATTATTTGACAGGTGACGATTGCCATGATATTGGCATCTTTAATTATGTGGATACCAAACTATCTTCCATCTACTATCCCTCTCATCCCTCTCAGACACCCAGGGGGCTTGCACCTACCTTTTGGTTCACTCCAACTCCATATTAG